One Drosophila santomea strain STO CAGO 1482 chromosome 4, Prin_Dsan_1.1, whole genome shotgun sequence DNA window includes the following coding sequences:
- the LOC120454889 gene encoding ATP-binding cassette sub-family D member isoform X2, whose protein sequence is MDALKTRITGPALSIGVIALTAHILRIVSPKFGQLVSEEANRYGYLRHIHSRIITNAEEIAFYGGHKVEMQQLRQAYNRLVNQMTTIFNQKLWFIMLEQFFMKYVWSGTGMIMVSLPILTGSDVGLETVRNTVITESRVSERTQYLTTARNLLISAADAIERLMSSYKEIVSLAGYTFRVAGMMDVFEETAVGVYCKTSVMELNLSNGIIEFRNGKPIAKGRIIYSDDPENMSISLRAVPVVTPNCDIVVPKLTLCIEPGVHLLITGPNGCGKSSLFRILSGLWPIYAGELQIPRPVKDVPCMFYIPQRPYMSIGSLCDQIIYPDTREDMKRKHITENELRSILKMVCLEHIAQRDSFDVVRDWKDILSGGEKQRMAIARLFYHKPRYALLDECTSAVSIDVESSIYEIAKGMGITLLTITHRPTLWKYHTHILEFDGLGNWQFRKMDGDEEQKDQFLS, encoded by the exons ATGGACGCATTGAAAACGCGGATCACag GACCAGCTTTATCAATCGGTGTTATTGCCCTAACAGCCCATATATTAAGAATAGTTTCACCGAAGTTTGGACAGCTGGTATCGGAAGAGGCAAATAGATACGGGTATCTAAGACACATACATTCGCGCATAATAACAAATGCGGAAGAAATTGCCTTTTACGGAGGTCATAAG gTGGAGATGCAGCAGCTACGGCAGGCATACAACCGCCTTGTAAATCAAATGACTACAATTTTTAACCAAAAACTTTGGTTTATAATGcttgaacaattttttatgaaatatgtTTGGTCGGGTACTGGAATGATTATGGTATCACTTCCGATTTTGACAGGAAGTGACGTAGGACTTGAAACCGTTCGCAACACGGTCATTACGGAATCGCGAGTTAGCGAACGCACTCAATATTTAACTACTGCCAGAAATTTACTAATTTCCGCAGCAGATGCTATTGAGCGATTAATGTCCTCTTACAAAGAAATCGTGTCGCTTGCTGGCTACACATTTAGGGTGGCTGGTATGATGGATGTGTTTGAGGAAACTGCCGTCGGAGTTTATTGCAAGACAAGTGTAATGGAATTAAATCTGTCGAACGGTATTATTGAGTTTCGTAATGGCAAACCAATAGCAAAGGGTCGGATAATCTATTCAGATGATCCCGAAAATATGTCAATAAGCCTTCGTGCAGTGCCAGTGGTGACACCCAACTGTGATATAGTTGTACCAAAACTTACATTGTGCATAGAACCTGGTGTGCATTTGTTAATAACTGGTCCGAATGGATGCGGAAAATCGAGCTTGTTTAGAATACTAAGTGGACTCTGGCCAATATACGCAGGGGAATTGCAAATACCAAGGCCTGTGAAAGACGTCCCATGTATGTTTTACATTCCACAACGTCCATACATGTCAATCGGGAGCCTATGCGATCAAATTATATACCCTGACACGCGGGAAGATATGAAACGCAAGCATATAACTGAGAACGAGCTAAGATCCATTTTGAAAATGGTCTGTCTGGAGCACATTGCTCAACg GGATAGCTTCGATGTTGTTCGTGATTGGAAGGATATATTATCCGGTGGCGAAAAACAACGTATGGCGATAGCTCGCTTGTTTTACCATAA ACCGCGGTATGCCCTTCTAGATGAATGCACGAGTGCGGTATCTATAGATGTTGAAAGCTCGATTTATGAAATTGCTAAAGGAATGGGAATTACTTTGTTAACCATAACCCACAGGCCTACTTTATG GAAATATCACACACATATTTTGGAGTTTGACGGCCTGGGAAACTGGCAGTTTAGAAAAATGGATGGAGATGAAGAACAAAAGGATCAATTTCTATCGTAA
- the LOC120454889 gene encoding ATP-binding cassette sub-family D member isoform X3 yields MQQLRQAYNRLVNQMTTIFNQKLWFIMLEQFFMKYVWSGTGMIMVSLPILTGSDVGLETVRNTVITESRVSERTQYLTTARNLLISAADAIERLMSSYKEIVSLAGYTFRVAGMMDVFEETAVGVYCKTSVMELNLSNGIIEFRNGKPIAKGRIIYSDDPENMSISLRAVPVVTPNCDIVVPKLTLCIEPGVHLLITGPNGCGKSSLFRILSGLWPIYAGELQIPRPVKDVPCMFYIPQRPYMSIGSLCDQIIYPDTREDMKRKHITENELRSILKMVCLEHIAQRDSFDVVRDWKDILSGGEKQRMAIARLFYHKPRYALLDECTSAVSIDVESSIYEIAKGMGITLLTITHRPTLWKYHTHILEFDGLGNWQFRKMDGDEEQKDQFLS; encoded by the exons ATGCAGCAGCTACGGCAGGCATACAACCGCCTTGTAAATCAAATGACTACAATTTTTAACCAAAAACTTTGGTTTATAATGcttgaacaattttttatgaaatatgtTTGGTCGGGTACTGGAATGATTATGGTATCACTTCCGATTTTGACAGGAAGTGACGTAGGACTTGAAACCGTTCGCAACACGGTCATTACGGAATCGCGAGTTAGCGAACGCACTCAATATTTAACTACTGCCAGAAATTTACTAATTTCCGCAGCAGATGCTATTGAGCGATTAATGTCCTCTTACAAAGAAATCGTGTCGCTTGCTGGCTACACATTTAGGGTGGCTGGTATGATGGATGTGTTTGAGGAAACTGCCGTCGGAGTTTATTGCAAGACAAGTGTAATGGAATTAAATCTGTCGAACGGTATTATTGAGTTTCGTAATGGCAAACCAATAGCAAAGGGTCGGATAATCTATTCAGATGATCCCGAAAATATGTCAATAAGCCTTCGTGCAGTGCCAGTGGTGACACCCAACTGTGATATAGTTGTACCAAAACTTACATTGTGCATAGAACCTGGTGTGCATTTGTTAATAACTGGTCCGAATGGATGCGGAAAATCGAGCTTGTTTAGAATACTAAGTGGACTCTGGCCAATATACGCAGGGGAATTGCAAATACCAAGGCCTGTGAAAGACGTCCCATGTATGTTTTACATTCCACAACGTCCATACATGTCAATCGGGAGCCTATGCGATCAAATTATATACCCTGACACGCGGGAAGATATGAAACGCAAGCATATAACTGAGAACGAGCTAAGATCCATTTTGAAAATGGTCTGTCTGGAGCACATTGCTCAACg GGATAGCTTCGATGTTGTTCGTGATTGGAAGGATATATTATCCGGTGGCGAAAAACAACGTATGGCGATAGCTCGCTTGTTTTACCATAA ACCGCGGTATGCCCTTCTAGATGAATGCACGAGTGCGGTATCTATAGATGTTGAAAGCTCGATTTATGAAATTGCTAAAGGAATGGGAATTACTTTGTTAACCATAACCCACAGGCCTACTTTATG GAAATATCACACACATATTTTGGAGTTTGACGGCCTGGGAAACTGGCAGTTTAGAAAAATGGATGGAGATGAAGAACAAAAGGATCAATTTCTATCGTAA
- the LOC120454889 gene encoding ATP-binding cassette sub-family D member isoform X1: MSVFSKYVDRIAEKFEHNGFTKNVFSYAIVTSAILALTIKVTIPYVKNVHTTSSVGAQKGKTNGKLSPTKRDSAEEDFQLAEAEKLLVAQQLKKKTTNNFVEPGLNKEFLKHLKMLAKIMIPQAICYETGLLSIHTFCLISRTFLSIYVAALEGALVKFIVRKDIKQFALVLLKWFGIAIPATFVNSMIRFLESKLSLAFRTRLVRHSYRLYFKNQNYYRVSNLDGRIENADHRLTEDISVFASSIAHLYSSLTKPCFDLMLIGLALMRSSRKMKANIITGPALSIGVIALTAHILRIVSPKFGQLVSEEANRYGYLRHIHSRIITNAEEIAFYGGHKVEMQQLRQAYNRLVNQMTTIFNQKLWFIMLEQFFMKYVWSGTGMIMVSLPILTGSDVGLETVRNTVITESRVSERTQYLTTARNLLISAADAIERLMSSYKEIVSLAGYTFRVAGMMDVFEETAVGVYCKTSVMELNLSNGIIEFRNGKPIAKGRIIYSDDPENMSISLRAVPVVTPNCDIVVPKLTLCIEPGVHLLITGPNGCGKSSLFRILSGLWPIYAGELQIPRPVKDVPCMFYIPQRPYMSIGSLCDQIIYPDTREDMKRKHITENELRSILKMVCLEHIAQRDSFDVVRDWKDILSGGEKQRMAIARLFYHKPRYALLDECTSAVSIDVESSIYEIAKGMGITLLTITHRPTLWKYHTHILEFDGLGNWQFRKMDGDEEQKDQFLS; this comes from the exons ATGAGTGTTTTCTCGAAATATGTTGACCGGATTGCAGAAAAATTTGAACATAATGGGTTTACAAAAAACGTTTTTAGCTATGCTATTGTAACTAGTGCTATACTAGCACTTACCATTAAGGTTACCATTCCTTACGTTAAAAACGTGCACACTACGTCTAGTGTAGGGgcccaaaaaggaaaaactaaTGGCAAACTTTCACCAACGAAAAGAGATAGCGCTGAAGAGGATTTCCAGCTTGCAGAGGCCGAAAAGTTATTGGTTGCCCAGcagcttaaaaaaaaaactacaaataaTTTTGTTGAGCCTGGACTAAACAAGgagtttttaaaacatttaaaaatgttggcAAAAATAATGATTCCTCAGGCCATTTGCTATGAAACAGGATTACTAAGCATTCATACTTTTTGCTTAATTTCTCGAACGTTTCTTAGTATTTATGTTGCCGCATTGGAGGGTGCTCTTGTTAAATTTATAGTTCGAAAAGATATTAAGCAATTTGCCCTAGTGTTGCTCAAATGGTTCGGAATTGCTATTCCTGCTACGTTTGTTAATTCCATGATACGGTTTCTCGAAAGTAAACTGTCTCTGGCGTTCCG aaCTCGGCTTGTGCGTCACTCATATCGGCTctattttaaaaaccaaaactacTACAGAGTATCAAATTTGGATGGACGCATTGAAAACGCGGATCACag ACTTACGGAAGATATTTCTGTGTTCGCAAGTTCTATAGCTCATTTGTATAGTAGCCTAACTAAACCATGCTTCGATCTGATGCTAATTGGCTTGGCACTAATGAGATCGTCTAGAAAAATGAAAGCTAACATAATAACTg GACCAGCTTTATCAATCGGTGTTATTGCCCTAACAGCCCATATATTAAGAATAGTTTCACCGAAGTTTGGACAGCTGGTATCGGAAGAGGCAAATAGATACGGGTATCTAAGACACATACATTCGCGCATAATAACAAATGCGGAAGAAATTGCCTTTTACGGAGGTCATAAG gTGGAGATGCAGCAGCTACGGCAGGCATACAACCGCCTTGTAAATCAAATGACTACAATTTTTAACCAAAAACTTTGGTTTATAATGcttgaacaattttttatgaaatatgtTTGGTCGGGTACTGGAATGATTATGGTATCACTTCCGATTTTGACAGGAAGTGACGTAGGACTTGAAACCGTTCGCAACACGGTCATTACGGAATCGCGAGTTAGCGAACGCACTCAATATTTAACTACTGCCAGAAATTTACTAATTTCCGCAGCAGATGCTATTGAGCGATTAATGTCCTCTTACAAAGAAATCGTGTCGCTTGCTGGCTACACATTTAGGGTGGCTGGTATGATGGATGTGTTTGAGGAAACTGCCGTCGGAGTTTATTGCAAGACAAGTGTAATGGAATTAAATCTGTCGAACGGTATTATTGAGTTTCGTAATGGCAAACCAATAGCAAAGGGTCGGATAATCTATTCAGATGATCCCGAAAATATGTCAATAAGCCTTCGTGCAGTGCCAGTGGTGACACCCAACTGTGATATAGTTGTACCAAAACTTACATTGTGCATAGAACCTGGTGTGCATTTGTTAATAACTGGTCCGAATGGATGCGGAAAATCGAGCTTGTTTAGAATACTAAGTGGACTCTGGCCAATATACGCAGGGGAATTGCAAATACCAAGGCCTGTGAAAGACGTCCCATGTATGTTTTACATTCCACAACGTCCATACATGTCAATCGGGAGCCTATGCGATCAAATTATATACCCTGACACGCGGGAAGATATGAAACGCAAGCATATAACTGAGAACGAGCTAAGATCCATTTTGAAAATGGTCTGTCTGGAGCACATTGCTCAACg GGATAGCTTCGATGTTGTTCGTGATTGGAAGGATATATTATCCGGTGGCGAAAAACAACGTATGGCGATAGCTCGCTTGTTTTACCATAA ACCGCGGTATGCCCTTCTAGATGAATGCACGAGTGCGGTATCTATAGATGTTGAAAGCTCGATTTATGAAATTGCTAAAGGAATGGGAATTACTTTGTTAACCATAACCCACAGGCCTACTTTATG GAAATATCACACACATATTTTGGAGTTTGACGGCCTGGGAAACTGGCAGTTTAGAAAAATGGATGGAGATGAAGAACAAAAGGATCAATTTCTATCGTAA